A part of Antennarius striatus isolate MH-2024 chromosome 21, ASM4005453v1, whole genome shotgun sequence genomic DNA contains:
- the mki67 gene encoding proliferation marker protein Ki-67 isoform X1 has translation MPLHGKIVVIKRSGGDGTEFPLTATCLFGRKPDCDIRIQLPQVSKEHCRIDLNENKEVILTNLSSVNPTRVNGEVLQQCERLKHGDVITVIDRSFRFEYPPAPTPKKRRSSTGTKTESFKVPVLQDQQVGETVTTEAKEKSSAELTTESRLKDGTNHDNIQRSLEKMEAVESKKDDSPLQSKTTSPFNDLYQMIKQSLDVKTPRKSSASLLQTPTSKFCTPKPVSVKKIGGRSVMSTEDKTTPKKDESKISSAADETKGQVKMISNMVPTSVKKQRKSFPVPSLEMTGTEEENAIKTEAISPQKTRRATPQKFTVCEVVEKVSAQTPKSPVRRRSKEMKDQENTTVVSCVKESKSNSGKAEKVNQMSKKRKSGELSADLPTQQMKKKRVSFGGHLSPELFDKRLPPDSPLRKGAAPRRSLCLLKPKQSVLRRASVIGLLQEHSDGHKVHSPAKTRTPSPKKSSSVKNPKTPSPVKKSPKSKPSSPKAASPAKKSAKPSTPSPKTNTPGKKSPTSKKPSTKAETPETKQRTLSPKAVTPGPKSPKARTRTPKATTPGTKSPKPSTPSPKVVTPGKESPKSKTSSIKATSPSLKSRIQSSESSRPSPTGKSPSRNKAETPKVNGHVTPGVQTPTVKGRFSVSLINTPSPIVEHATADQVPLVTVTPKMPLRRKSMKSTSRKTQSVRKSALKVMCRRSGISRGSMKALSSWANIVKFGQMKAQVHAPAKKVITKKTTKKAVPKPQTPARKLNGHASTGHAESPLTIVVGKAHQKKVVHSTGAVPRLVTNTAFLKKNMKMDVDLTGVSEMFKTPVNEKKRRSVINDNSVMKTPLGDQVTSGIDPSVLNTPEEPGEMTVSPLSVSSTVKDKKYNSEAVLRLFNGDQESVFSDIPAVLETSSDSSEQRCSDLKITSAQTPKQKPELPDCLTGVKRIMKTPRQKAEPVEDLRGRLLKTPKQKPEQQEFLSAIKKIFETPQQEAEPLQDIQEKFLEKDLSEETHLRSSAVENSPSDCLSGVKRLMKTPKEKHAPVEDMFGLKRLLKTPREKTEPVEDNFGIKRLLKSPRILKNNAPEEDFEGLKELMEEPSADPTEELEINAVDDQTRLDCGGFIAKELDFALEEPQDDVPSDMNDNVSQIDMQEKVDADEVDGNDHLREQPNGRDELSPAIEATSPAAIDENLPTEETNVDTREDHQVDPVEEIVPEELQVDPEEQATPEEQAEMEPATGKVTEIDTTADDLGDEKTSVRSRRGKKLESKSTKKQGAEEHPADRVVPALGRARRAKKNEATAPPTVRQTSRRRNLKTPESADAELTVEKNVSLVSNFVQKPKTGRNAKKSSDTAVAQEIAPENILEPENVRTPGDVTVETAVLKPKRGRRCKQLEKSEPEKQDVPQSDEVPQANMPREADADKVSSGQLEELLKSVEKKSEAMKTIPQVPEAGSLPEVETSACNDTKIEAATVQEKSVRGRKAKVVPSKPDEDEEVNEQSDAPVVLALVRGRRGKKVEATAMPAVRQTTRSRNAKSQESISNHQPEVVPENVLETTQDTEITSETVSDQTSPVKTKKQDESASTEKTGMRTTRGRKRKMPAEPVESDQNEAVSEENPVTDAPIQKSVPSVGKPRRGRKPIPDNAEKSEPAENTVVTVETKQDPQPPVRAKRGRNAKVEEEKLEISDTTTSVEISKSQEPVKKLRRTRKTEQNHVEQSEIQNVEVVVAEAPVVAEPLKTNEPAVTAPRTTRGGRRLKKSPESEVLVKSTEVSEVSAASSTDKHKPGRRGKQVADEDPAAEGKEKPNQELKTEEKNEEEPPLIKSSRARGSKKVLPVAVPTKRARRGVSPPQEETNAASSGLISESASVEPGKRRGRPAKSVKDVTATTDKTNPTENQSEVKEDAQKSKRSVRWKNSLEVFEIVNATPQKPARGRKSKLEDRVDMKSQNASKNTSKTEEDLSEEVAEAQPPKRARRGSKAVSETSNKDESTNRVKNIEAEPQPKIRRGRSAKK, from the exons ATGCCATTACATGGGAAAATAGTCGTGATTAAGAGAAGCGGAGGAGATGGGACAGAGTTTCCTCTTACAGCAACATGCCTATTTGGAAG GAAGCCTGACTGTGATATTCGTATTCAGCTTCCTCAAGTCTCCAAAGAGCATTGCAGAATTGActtgaatgaaaataaagag gttattttgacaaatttgaGCTCAGTGAATCCAACTCGTGTCAATGGAGAAGTTTTGCAGCAGTGTGAGCGACTGAAGCATGGCGATGTGATAACAGTTATTGATCGTTCTTTCAG ATTTGAGTACCCACCAGCACCAACACCAAAGAAAAGGAGGTCTTCAACAGGAACCAAAACTGAATCCTTTAAAGTACCG GTTCTTCAAGACCAGCAAGTTGGAGAAACTGTCACCACTGAGGCAAAAGAAAAGAGCTCCGCTGAACTTACCACAG AAAGTCGTTTGAAAGATGGAACAAACCATGACAACATTCAGCGATCCCTGGAGAAAATGGAGGCAGTGGAGTCCAAGAAGGATGACAGTCCTCTGCAAAGCAAGACCACCTCACCTTTCAATGATTTGTATCAAATGATCAAACAATCTCTGGATGTCAAGACGCCTCGGAAATCTTCTGCAAGTCTGCTTCAAACACCTACTTCAAAGTTTTGTACTCCAAAACCTGTTTCAGTCAAGAAAATTGGTGGAAGGTCTGTGATGTCTACAGAAGATAAAACCACTCCTAAGAAGGATGAATCTAAAATCTCATCTGCAGCTGATGAAACTAAAGGGCAGGTTAAAATGATAAGTAATATGGTCCCGACGTCTGTTAAGAAGCAACGGAAGTCCTTCCCGGTTCCCTCGCTTGAGATGACTGGAACCGAAGAAGAAAATGCTATCAAGACTGAGGCAATTTCACCTCAGAAAACAAGGCGTGCGACACCACAGAAGTTCACTGTGTGTGAGGTTGTAGAGAAAGTTTCTGCTCAAACACCTAAGTCACCTGTGAGAAGGAGAAGCAAGGAGATGAAGGACCAGGAAAACACAACAGTGGTTAGTTGTGTAAAAGAATCAAAAAGCAACTCAGGGAAAGCTGAAAAGG tGAACCAGATGTCCAAAAAGCGCAAAAGTGGAGAACTTTCGGCCGACTTGCCCACAcaacaaatgaagaagaagcgGGTGTCCTTTGGAGGTCACCTGAGCCCTGAATTATTTGACAAACGACTCCCTCCTGACTCTCCGTTAAGAAAAGGTGCTGCCCCACGAAGAAGCTTGTGCCTGCTTAAACCCAAGCAGTCTGTCCTCAGACGAGCATCAGTCATTGGATTGCTGCAG GAGCATTCAGATGGTCACAAAGTACATAGTCCAGCAAAGACAAGGACTCCATCACCAAAGAAGTCATCTAGTGTCAAGAATCCCAAGACTCCATCACCAGTAAAAAAGTCACCAAAATCCAAGCCATCTTCTCCCAAGGCTGCATCTCCTGCAAAGAAGTCAGCGAAACCTAGCACCCCTTCTCCCAAGACAAATACCCCTGGAAAGAAATCGCCAACATCCAAGAAGCCTTCCACCAAGGCAGAAACTCCTGAAACAAAACAGAGGACCCTTTCTCCCAAGGCAGTGACTCCTGGACCAAAATCACCAAAAGCGAGGACCCGTACTCCCAAGGCCACGACTCCTGGAACAAAATCGCCAAAACCGAGCACCCCTTCTCCCAAGGTCGTCACTCCTGGAAAGGAATCACCAAAATCTAAGACCTCCTCTATTAAGGCTACATCACCTTCCTTGAAGTCCAGAATCCAATCCTCAGAATCAAGCCGTCCTTCTCCAACAGGAAAGTCTCCATCTAGAAATAAAGCAGAGACTCCGAAAGTCAATGGACATGTAACACCAGGAGTCCAGACACCAACAGTAAAAGGGCGTTTCTCTGTGTCATTGATCAACACACCATCTCCAATTGTTGAACATGCCACTGCTGACCAGGTGCCCTTAGTCACTGTAACTCCTAAAATGccactgaggaggaagagcatgAAGAGCACCTCACGGAAAACTCAAAGTGTGAGGAAGAGTGCATTGAAAGTCATGTGCAGGAGAAGTGGAATATCACGAGGATCTATGAAAG CCTTAAGTTCGTGGGCAAATATTGTGAAATTTGGACAAATGAAGGCTCAAGTGCATGCTCCAGCTAAAAAAGTTATCACCAAGAAGACAACAAAGAAGGCTGTACCCAAACCCCAG ACTCCTGCAAGAAAACTCAATGGCCACGCCAGCACTGGACATGCAGAGTCTCCTCTCACCATTGTAGTGGGAAAAGCTCATCAGAAAAAGGTTGTTCATTCAACTGGTGCTGTACCAAGACTGGTAACCAACACGGCATTCCTTAAAAAGAACATGAAAATGGACGTGGATTTGACTG GagtttcagaaatgtttaaaacacctgtaaatgaaaagaagaggagATCTGTAATCAATGACAACAGTGTCATGAAGACACCGCTGGGAGATCAGGTCACATCTGGGATTGACCCATCAGTTCTGAACACACCAGAGGAGCCAG GTGAAATGACTGTCTCGCCACTCAGCGTTTCTTCTACAGTAAAAGACAAGAAGTACAACAGCGAGGCTGTCCTACGCCTCTTTAACGGAGATCAAGAATCAGTTTTCAGTGACATCCCAGCAGTCCTGGAGACTTCTTCTGATTCTAGTGAACAGCGATGCTCAGATTTGAAGATCACCTCTGCACAAACTCCTAAACAAAAACCAGAATTACCAGATTGTCTGACTGGAGTGAAGAGGATCATGAAGACCCCAAGACAGAAGGCTGAGCCTGTCGAGGATTTGAGAGGAAGACTTCTGAAAACTCCTAAGCAGAAACCAGAACAGCAAGAGTTCCTTTCTGcaattaagaaaatatttgaaaccCCACAACAAGAGGCTGAACCCCTCCAAGACATCCAAGAAAAATTTCTGGAGAAAGACTTATCTGAGGAGACACACTTAAGAAGTTCAGCTGTGGAGAACTCCCCATCagactgtctctctggtgtcAAGAGATTAATGAAGACACCAAAGGAGAAACATGCCCCAGTTGAAGACATGTTTGGTCTGAAGAGGCTCCTGAAAACTCCCAGAGAGAAGACTGAACCTGTGGAGGACAACTTTGGAATTAAGAGACTTCTGAAATCACCAAGAATACTGAAGAATAATGCACCCGAGGAAGATTTTGAGGGACTTAAGGAGCTTATGGAGGAGCCATCAGCTGATCCCACAGAAGAACTGGAGATAAATGCG gTTGACGATCAAACGCGTCTGGATTGCGGTGGATTCATTGCAAAAG AACTAGATTTTGCCCTTGAGGAGCCACAAGATGATGTGCCATCAGATATGAATGATAATGTTTCCCAAATTGATATGCAAGAAA aAGTTGATGCAGATGAGGTTGATGGTAATGACCACTTACGAGAGCAGCCAAATGGACGAGATGAATTATCACCTGCCATAGAAGCTACCTCTCCAGCAGCAATAGATGAGAATTTACCTACCGAAGAAACAAACGTGGACACAAGAGAAGACCATCAAGTGGATCCAGTAGAGGAGATTGTACCTGAAGAGCTTCAAGTGGATCCCGAGGAGCAGGCTACACCTGAAGAACAAGCTGAAATGGAACCTGCTACTGGCAAAGTCACAGAAATTGACACGACTGCTGATGATCTTGGCGATGAAAAAACATCTGTTCGAAGTAGAAGGGGTAAAAAGTTGGAATCAAAATCCACAAAGAAGCAGGGAGCAGAAGAACATCCAGCAGACCGTGTTGTCCCTGCTCTGGGTCGAGcaagaagagcaaagaaaaaTGAGGCTACAGCACCACCCACTGTCAGACAAACATCAAGACGCAGAAATTTAAAGACTCCTGAAAGCGCCGATGCTGAGCTCACTGTTGAGAAAAATGTCTCTTTGGTTTCCAACTTTGTCCAAAAGCCAAAAACAGGGAGAAATGCCAAAAAATCTTCTGATACTGCAGTGGCTCAAGAGATTGCTCCTGAAAATATTCTAGAGCCTGAGAATGTAAGAACTCCAGGTGATGTCACTGTGGAGACGGCCGTTTTAAAGCCCAAAAGAGGGAGAAGATGTAAACAACTTGAAAAATCAGAGCCAGAGAAGCAAGATGTGCCTCAGAGTGATGAAGTTCCCCAAGCTAACATGCCCAGAG AAGCAGATGCAGACAAAGTTTCCAGTGGCCAGTTGGAAGAGTTGTTGAAGAGTGTTGAAAAGAAATCTGAGGCCATGAAAACAATTCCTCAGGTACCTGAAGCTGGGAGTCTACCTGAAGTCGAGACATCCGCTTGCAATGACACAAAAATAGAAGCAGCTACTGTGCAGGAGAAATCTGTTCGAGGCAGAAAAGCAAAAGTGGTGCCATCTAAAccagatgaggatgaagaggtgaATGAACAGTCTGATGCTCCTGTTGTTCTTGCTCTAgttagaggaagaagagggaagAAAGTTGAAGCTACAGCAATGCCTGCAGTCAGACAGACCACAAGAAGCAGAAATGCAAAGTCACAAGAAAGCATCTCTAATCATCAACCTGAAGTGGTTCCAGAGAACGTTTTGGAAACGACACAGGACACTGAGATTACCTCAGAGACTGTGAGCGACCAGACATCTCCAGTCAAAACTAAAAAGCAAGATGAGTCTGCCTCTACAGAGAAAACTGGCATGAGGACCACTAGAGgacgaaaaagaaaaatgcctGCTGAACCAGTTGAGTCAGACCAAAATGAAGCTGTAAGTGAAGAGAATCCTGTGACTGATGCACCCATTCAAAAGTCTGTTCCTTCTGTTGGAAAAcccagaagaggaagaaagcCGATACCTGACAATGCTGAAAAAAGTGAGCCAGCAGAGAACACAGTTGTTACTGTGGAGACCAAGCAGGACCCCCAACCACCAGTCAGAGccaaaagaggaagaaatgcCAAAGTGGAAGAGGAGAAGCTGGAAATCAGTGACACAACTACTTCAGTTGAGATTTCAAAATCCCAAGAGCCGGTCAAAAAACTGAGGAGAACCAGGAAGACCGAGCAAAACCATGTAGAACAGAGTGAAATCCAAAACGTAGAAGTGGTTGTTGCTGAAGCTCCTGTTGTTGCTGAGCCACTGAAGACGAATGAACCAGCTGTCACAGCTCCAAGGACCACAAGAGGAGGGCGAAGGCTGAAGAAAAGCCCAGAGAGTGAAGTTCTTGTCAAATCCACTGAGGTCAGTGAGGTCTCTGCTGCCAGCTCCACAGATAAACACAAACCGGGTAGGAGAGGAAAACAGGTtgctgatgaagatcctgctgcagaaggaaaggaaaaaccTAACCAGGAACTGAAGACTGAAGAGAAAAACGAGGAAGAACCTCCACTCATTAAATCTAGCAGAGCTAGGGGGTCAAAAAAGGTTCTTCCTGTAGCTGTTCCAACAAAGAGAGCCCGCCGAGGTGTATCTCCTCCCCAAGAGGAGACCAATGCAGCATCCTCAGGCCTCATTTCAGAGTCCGCATCGGTCGAGCCTGGCAAAAGGAGAGGACGACCAGCAAAGTCTGTAAAAGATGTCACAGCAACCACTGACAAGACAAATCCCACTGAAAATCAAAGCGAGGTTAAAGAAGATGCACAAAAATCCAAAAGATCTGTCAGGTGGAAAAATAGCCTTGAAGTCTTTGAGATTGTAAATGCAACGCCTCAAAAGCCAGCTCGAGGTAGGAAGTCAAAACTTGAAGACCGAGTTGACATGAAAAGCCAAAATGCATCGAAGAACACCAGCAAAACTGAAGAGGATCTCTCAGAAGAAGTTGCTGAAGCTCAGCCTCCCAAGCGAGCAAGGCGAGGGTCGAAGGCTGTTTCTGAAACCTCAAACAAAGACGAATCCACAAACAGAGTGAAAAATATTGAGGCTGAGCCACAGCCAAAAATACGGAGAGGGAGGTCAGCAAAGAAATaa